One window of the Benincasa hispida cultivar B227 chromosome 3, ASM972705v1, whole genome shotgun sequence genome contains the following:
- the LOC120072614 gene encoding probable auxin efflux carrier component 1b isoform X1 has translation MISVSDLYHVLTAVVPLYVAMILAYGSVKWWKIFSPDQCSGINRFVALFAVPLLSFHFISTNNPFSMNLRFIAADTLQKLIVLAALAVWSHLSSKGSLEWSITLFSLSTLPNTLVMGIPLLKGMYGDSTGTLMVQIVVLQCIIWYTLMLFLFEYRGARLLIAEQFPDTAGEIVSFRVDSDILSLDGKEPLQTEAEIGEDGKLRVVVRKSTSSRSEVFSRRSHGGGGGVSLTPRPSNLTNAEIYSLQSSRNPTPRGSSFNHSDFFLGNASPRHSNFGNFGNFDEENGGMKGRGISGNVNVNGVFPSSTGYPAPASAGLFSPVTGPAAAKKRVNGGDGGKDLHMFVWSSSASPVSEGGINVFRSGDYDGGGGGGGGMNRKDFDDFGRDEFSFGNKSAVNGGGHDGGPVLSKLGSSSTTELHPKNGDDTAESKPTTMPPASVMTRLILIMVWRKLIRNPNTYSSLIGLAWSLISFRWNIVMPAIVARSIAILSDAGLGMAMFSLGLFMALQPKIIACGNTIASFAMAVRFITGPAVMAAASIAVGLRGVLLHIAIVQAALPQGIVPFVFAKEYNVHPDILSTGFDLYVDTNSLDTRFVVLKWVFFFFLQGYIWDADSSTNNFGLLHFVGALKLQKTMKVCNKWEGGTKDWSFSLSRNTIFI, from the exons ATGATCTCTGTTTCTGATCTCTACCATGTCCTCACCGCCGTCGTCCCGCTCTATGTCGCCATGATCCTTGCTTACGGCTCCGTCAAATGGTGGAAGATCTTCTCCCCTGACCAATGCTCCGGCATCAACCGTTTCGTCGCCCTCTTCGCCGTCCCCCTCCTTTCCTTCCATTTCATTTCCACCAACAACCCTTTCTCTATGAACTTACGCTTCATCGCCGCCGATACTCTTCAAAAGCTTATCGTCCTCGCCGCCCTCGCTGTATGGTCACATCTCTCCTCTAAAGGCTCTCTTGAATGGTCAATTACTCTGTTTTCCCTTTCCACTCTTCCCAATACTCTGGTAATGGGAATTCCTCTGTTGAAGGGAATGTACGGCGACTCTACCGGTACTTTAATGGTCCAAATCGTTGTTCTTCAGTGTATTATTTGGTACACTTTGATGCTGTTTTTGTTCGAGTACAGGGGAGCTAGATTGTTGATTGCAGAGCAGTTTCCTGATACTGCAGGGGAGATTGTTTCCTTCAGAGTTGATTCGGATATTCTGTCTTTAGATGGGAAAGAGCCTTTGCAGACGGAAGCGGAGATTGGGGAAGATGGGAAGTTGAGAGTGGTGGTGCGGAAGTCGACGAGTTCTCGATCGGAGGTTTTTTCGCGGCGGTCGCACGGTGGTGGAGGTGGGGTTTCGTTGACGCCACGGCCGTCGAATTTGACGAATGCAGAGATATATTCTCTGCAGTCGTCGAGGAATCCGACGCCGAGAGGGTCCAGTTTCAATCATTCGGATTTCTTTTTGGGGAATGCGAGTCCGAGGCATTCGAATTTTGGGAATTTCGGGAACTTTGATGAGGAAAATGGAGGGATGAAAGgaagaggaattagtggtaatGTTAATGTTAATGGGGTTTTTCCGAGCTCTACTGGGTATCCGGCACCAGCGAGCGCCGGGCTTTTTTCGCCGGTGACCGGACCGGCGGCAGCGAAGAAGAGGGTCAATGGCGGAGATGGGGGAAAGGATTTGCATATGTTTGTTTGGAGTTCGAGTGCGTCGCCAGTTTCCGAGGGTGGTATTAACGTTTTCAGGAGTGGTGATTACgacggcggcggcggcggcggcggcgggaTGAACCGTAAAG ATTTCGACGATTTTGGTCGGGATGAGTTCAGCTTTGGGAACAAATCCGCCGTGAACGGCGGCGGACACGACGGCGGGCCGGTACTATCCAAACTTGGGTCAAGCTCCACCACGGAACTCCACCCGAAAAATGGCGACGACACGGCGGAGTCTAAGCCGACCACGATGCCGCCAGCGAGTGTGATGACAAGGTTGATTTTAATCATGGTTTGGAGGAAGCTGATTAGAAATCCCAATACTTATTCTAGCTTGATTGGCCTAGCTTGGTCATTGATCTCATTTAG GTGGAACATTGTAATGCCAGCCATTGTTGCTCGATCGATCGCTATTTTATCCGATGCTGGGCTCGGGATGGCGATGTTTAGTCTCG GGTTGTTCATGGCATTGCAACCTAAGATCATTGCATGTGGAAACACCATTGCTTCCTTCGCCATGGCGGTTAGGTTCATCACCGGGCCAGCCGTTATGGCAGCTGCCTCAATTGCTGTTGGGCTTAGAGGAGTTCTCTTGCACATTGCTATAGTTCAA GCCGCTCTGCCTCAAGGGATCGTCCCTTTTGTGTTTGCTAAGGAATACAATGTTCATCCCGACATTTTGAGCACCGGGTTTGATCTCTACGTCGACACTAATAGTCTCGATACACGATTCGTAGTCCTtaaatgggtttttttttttttcttgcaggGTTATATTTGGGATGCTGATAGCTCTACCAATAACTTTGGTTTATTACATTTTGTTGGGGCTTTGAAGCTGCAAAAAACAATGAAGGTGTGCAACAAATGGGAGGGAGGGACAAAAGATTggtctttttctctctctagaaacacaatttttatctaa
- the LOC120072614 gene encoding probable auxin efflux carrier component 1b isoform X2 → MISVSDLYHVLTAVVPLYVAMILAYGSVKWWKIFSPDQCSGINRFVALFAVPLLSFHFISTNNPFSMNLRFIAADTLQKLIVLAALAVWSHLSSKGSLEWSITLFSLSTLPNTLVMGIPLLKGMYGDSTGTLMVQIVVLQCIIWYTLMLFLFEYRGARLLIAEQFPDTAGEIVSFRVDSDILSLDGKEPLQTEAEIGEDGKLRVVVRKSTSSRSEVFSRRSHGGGGGVSLTPRPSNLTNAEIYSLQSSRNPTPRGSSFNHSDFFLGNASPRHSNFGNFGNFDEENGGMKGRGISGNVNVNGVFPSSTGYPAPASAGLFSPVTGPAAAKKRVNGGDGGKDLHMFVWSSSASPVSEGGINVFRSGDYDGGGGGGGGMNRKDFDDFGRDEFSFGNKSAVNGGGHDGGPVLSKLGSSSTTELHPKNGDDTAESKPTTMPPASVMTRLILIMVWRKLIRNPNTYSSLIGLAWSLISFRWNIVMPAIVARSIAILSDAGLGMAMFSLGLFMALQPKIIACGNTIASFAMAVRFITGPAVMAAASIAVGLRGVLLHIAIVQAALPQGIVPFVFAKEYNVHPDILSTGVIFGMLIALPITLVYYILLGL, encoded by the exons ATGATCTCTGTTTCTGATCTCTACCATGTCCTCACCGCCGTCGTCCCGCTCTATGTCGCCATGATCCTTGCTTACGGCTCCGTCAAATGGTGGAAGATCTTCTCCCCTGACCAATGCTCCGGCATCAACCGTTTCGTCGCCCTCTTCGCCGTCCCCCTCCTTTCCTTCCATTTCATTTCCACCAACAACCCTTTCTCTATGAACTTACGCTTCATCGCCGCCGATACTCTTCAAAAGCTTATCGTCCTCGCCGCCCTCGCTGTATGGTCACATCTCTCCTCTAAAGGCTCTCTTGAATGGTCAATTACTCTGTTTTCCCTTTCCACTCTTCCCAATACTCTGGTAATGGGAATTCCTCTGTTGAAGGGAATGTACGGCGACTCTACCGGTACTTTAATGGTCCAAATCGTTGTTCTTCAGTGTATTATTTGGTACACTTTGATGCTGTTTTTGTTCGAGTACAGGGGAGCTAGATTGTTGATTGCAGAGCAGTTTCCTGATACTGCAGGGGAGATTGTTTCCTTCAGAGTTGATTCGGATATTCTGTCTTTAGATGGGAAAGAGCCTTTGCAGACGGAAGCGGAGATTGGGGAAGATGGGAAGTTGAGAGTGGTGGTGCGGAAGTCGACGAGTTCTCGATCGGAGGTTTTTTCGCGGCGGTCGCACGGTGGTGGAGGTGGGGTTTCGTTGACGCCACGGCCGTCGAATTTGACGAATGCAGAGATATATTCTCTGCAGTCGTCGAGGAATCCGACGCCGAGAGGGTCCAGTTTCAATCATTCGGATTTCTTTTTGGGGAATGCGAGTCCGAGGCATTCGAATTTTGGGAATTTCGGGAACTTTGATGAGGAAAATGGAGGGATGAAAGgaagaggaattagtggtaatGTTAATGTTAATGGGGTTTTTCCGAGCTCTACTGGGTATCCGGCACCAGCGAGCGCCGGGCTTTTTTCGCCGGTGACCGGACCGGCGGCAGCGAAGAAGAGGGTCAATGGCGGAGATGGGGGAAAGGATTTGCATATGTTTGTTTGGAGTTCGAGTGCGTCGCCAGTTTCCGAGGGTGGTATTAACGTTTTCAGGAGTGGTGATTACgacggcggcggcggcggcggcggcgggaTGAACCGTAAAG ATTTCGACGATTTTGGTCGGGATGAGTTCAGCTTTGGGAACAAATCCGCCGTGAACGGCGGCGGACACGACGGCGGGCCGGTACTATCCAAACTTGGGTCAAGCTCCACCACGGAACTCCACCCGAAAAATGGCGACGACACGGCGGAGTCTAAGCCGACCACGATGCCGCCAGCGAGTGTGATGACAAGGTTGATTTTAATCATGGTTTGGAGGAAGCTGATTAGAAATCCCAATACTTATTCTAGCTTGATTGGCCTAGCTTGGTCATTGATCTCATTTAG GTGGAACATTGTAATGCCAGCCATTGTTGCTCGATCGATCGCTATTTTATCCGATGCTGGGCTCGGGATGGCGATGTTTAGTCTCG GGTTGTTCATGGCATTGCAACCTAAGATCATTGCATGTGGAAACACCATTGCTTCCTTCGCCATGGCGGTTAGGTTCATCACCGGGCCAGCCGTTATGGCAGCTGCCTCAATTGCTGTTGGGCTTAGAGGAGTTCTCTTGCACATTGCTATAGTTCAA GCCGCTCTGCCTCAAGGGATCGTCCCTTTTGTGTTTGCTAAGGAATACAATGTTCATCCCGACATTTTGAGCACCGG gGTTATATTTGGGATGCTGATAGCTCTACCAATAACTTTGGTTTATTACATTTTGTTGGGGCTTTGA